The genomic DNA AAAAAGTAGCCCCCCTCCCCTCCCCGTGGCCTCGCGGCGCAAGGCAGAGTGGCCCACTGACTCCTTGCACCCACCTAGAGCCGCACGTCGCGAAGCTGCGCACCGTCCCGGCGCGACCCGGGGCATCGGACAGGAAACGCTTGGGGGCAGCGAGAACCCGCCTGATGATGTCTCGCTGCGCCCGACGCCCCGCATCTTGGGAGGTGCCCCGGTGATTGTCGCCACGGCGGAAGCTCTTGCGGGCGAGTTGCGTCCTCGCATTGCCAAGATTCCCCGCGTACGGATTGGAGAATTTCCCACCCCGCTCACCGAGCTCACCCGACTGAGCCGGCATCTTGGCGGTCCGCGCATCTTTCTGAAGCGCGAAGATTTGAGCGGCCTGGCGCTCGGCGGAAACAAGACGCGGCTTCTCGAATTCCGGCTGGCCGAAGCGCTCGAGCAGGGCGCGGATGTCGTGATCGCCGGACTTGAAGAGGAATCGAATTCGGCGCGCCAGTTGACGGCGGCGGCGAATCGCCTCGGCCTGCGGACGGTGCTATTGATGCGATGCCTGGGCACACCCGCCTGGCAGGGCAACCTGCTGCTTGATCGGATCCTTGGCGCCGAGATTCACTTTCTCCCGGCCGAGGCCGACATCGATCATGCACTGCGCGAGATGGCCGAGCTGGAACGGGGGCGTGGCCACCGTCCCTACATCATGAACCACGCGCGCTTCTTTGGCATTGGCGCGGCGCTGGCCGGTCTGGAATGGACCCTGGAGACCCTGGAGCAACTGGGAGGGTTGGGCCTCCGACCCACGCATTTCTATTTGAGTTCGGGCGGGAAGTGCCAGTCTGGTATGGTGCTCGTGCAGAAGATGGCGGCGGGCACCCCATTTCGGGTGATCGGCATCCATGCCAAGCCGGAGGCAACCGGTCCGGAGGCGACGAGCCGCATCGCCAATGCCACCGCAGAGGCGCTCGGCCTGGATCTACGCATTGGGCCTAACGAAGTTGAGAATCGAATCGAATTCGCCGGCCCAGCATTTGGCATCTCAACGCCCGAAGACATTGCCGCCATCCGGCTCGTCGCACGCCTGGAGGGCATCCTGCTGGACCCGGTGTTCACAGGCAAAGCCATGGCCGGCTTGCTCGCAGACGCGAAGGATGGACGCTTGAAGGCGGACGATGTCGTCGTATTCGTCCACACCGGCGGGATTCCCGGGCTC from bacterium includes the following:
- a CDS encoding pyridoxal-phosphate dependent enzyme, with product MRGGLSEKSSPPPLPVASRRKAEWPTDSLHPPRAARREAAHRPGATRGIGQETLGGSENPPDDVSLRPTPRILGGAPVIVATAEALAGELRPRIAKIPRVRIGEFPTPLTELTRLSRHLGGPRIFLKREDLSGLALGGNKTRLLEFRLAEALEQGADVVIAGLEEESNSARQLTAAANRLGLRTVLLMRCLGTPAWQGNLLLDRILGAEIHFLPAEADIDHALREMAELERGRGHRPYIMNHARFFGIGAALAGLEWTLETLEQLGGLGLRPTHFYLSSGGKCQSGMVLVQKMAAGTPFRVIGIHAKPEATGPEATSRIANATAEALGLDLRIGPNEVENRIEFAGPAFGISTPEDIAAIRLVARLEGILLDPVFTGKAMAGLLADAKDGRLKADDVVVFVHTGGIPGLFAHAHEFLMEAAPTGTA